The Cytobacillus oceanisediminis genomic interval CTCACAATCGCGACACCCGCACCAAGTTTATGCGGACCTGCATCAGTCGATCCTGCATCCACAACAATTCCATGAACCTTTTGATTGTACTCAAAGGCCCTGTTAAAAGACTCTTCCGGAAACCCATATCCTAATATTCCGCACGGAGAAACAATTCGTACATCACTGCTAGTCATATTATTAACCTCTTTTTATTTGTCTGTTTTCTTATTGATAAAACGCTCAACATGTAACCGGTTACACACTTTCTCAAAAAAATATGGTTATAAAAACCAAAGGACATGTAACCGGTTACACATTTATATTCTTATGGTACCGTTTAACGCCAGTCCCTGTCAACCAATTATTATCTCAATGTGCACAGTTTTATATTGCAATGATTTCAATAGAGTTAAAGATAAGAAGGCACGATCACATATTCCTCTTTTCTTAGGGTGAATCGTGCATCCTTTAATAACATTATTAGACTTTAAGCATTTTCATAGCTGGCCAATTTGGCAGCAACATCTTTTAGTGATGTCCCCTGTAAACTGGGAATACAAATTCCTTTAATTTTATCTAATGCTTCTTTCCACGTTTCCGGGACCGCACTTGCACCCTGCGAGGCTCCAGATAGAGCACCTACCATTGCAGGCATACTATCGGACTGTTTCGGCAGTAATGATGCCAGCTGAATTCCTTTTTGCAGGTCTCCTTCTGTACTTAGGAAAATAGCATAGGCTACTGCGAGTGTTTCAGGAGCAATATTGGCATAGTTATAGACCGCATTGACTACTCGCTTTTGCCATAGCGGTATGGCTGCAAATCCGTCCCCATTGGTTTCTTCCAGTACATTTAGGGCAATCTCCATTTTTCTGCGAATCCAGGTATTTTCCGGTACGTATTTTAATCCTTCTTCCACTATTTCCTGCGGGGAAGCACCTGATAGGGCTGCAGCTATACTGGCAGCCATTGCCTGGGCTGCATATACACCATCTTCAGCATTTGTGATAGAAGCCATTTTTTGTGCTGTACTTGCAGCTTTTTCAGGCTGGTTTTTATAAATAAGACCGATTGGAACCGCACGTGAAACAGAGCCATCATCATAGTGATGCGGATTGTCATTGCCAGATGCCGGTGGAAGGATTCCTTTTTTGATGTTTTCAATAGAAGCTCTTTCACTTACTCCGCTCCAAATTTCCTGCTCAGCTTCTACTATGTATTGCATCCAGCCATGAAGTAATTTTTCTTCCGTAATTTCATTTCCGCAATCCAAAATCATTTGTGCCGCGATGATTGCAAATTCTGTATCATCCGTTCCGCAGAAATCTAAAATTTCCTCGCTCAAGGCATGTGTGAAGGGTAATGAAATTTTATTAATCCGATGCCGGTCCGTAATTTGGCTAAAGCTCCATAAACGATTTCTCCGCTTAGGAGGAAGTACGAGCGATCTATGATACATCGCAGCAAAGCCTGCCGAATCACCCATTGCCATCCCGAGAAGAGAACCGTAAATTTTATCATAAGACATTACTCTTTTCCTCCTATTACTACGTTTGTTAAATCTCTGGCAATATCCCGGACATCTATCCCTTTCATGGCCAAAACACAACGGCCGCGAATAATATTTATCCGGTCCTGCCAATCCTTTGGTACAATATCGGCACCATGTAATGCTCCTGCCATTGCACCATTCATAGCCGCAATCGTATCAGAGTCTCTTCCAATATTGACTCCGCCAAGTACAGCAGGAATATACTCACCCTTCGCTGCCGCAAACACACCATAGGCGAGCGGAATAGCTTCCGGCCCCATATCGGCCCAAGGATAGTAGAAAATGGAGATTTTATTGTAGAGTTCTTCAATAGCCTCCTGAACATCTGTATACTTTGTACCGATTTCTACAGCCTCGCTGATTTTCCGGTATGCCCAGGAATCCTTAGGAATACAGTTCATCCCTGTTTCTATTACCTCTTGCCAATCATTTCCCGTCATGGCATAAGCAACACTTGCGGCTACAGCTTGACCGCAGTATACTCCATCCCGGTCGTGACTGACTCTTGCTTCAATCTCAGCTAATCTGGCCGCTTCTTCCGGATCGCCTGCACAATAAATACCAATCGGAGATATTCTCATGGCAACTCCGTCACTCCACATTTGGTGGTTATCGACTCCTGTTGCAGGGGCAGCCAGCCCTTTTCGAAGATTAAAGATAGCCTCTACTTCACTAAAGCCTCCGCCTTTAAAGCCGCCTTCCTGAGAAACAAGATAGTTAGTCCATTCTCTTGTCATATCCTCATAGTTTAATTTATTTCCATATTTTAAGATAATTTTTGCTGTCAGCATTGTGTATTCGGTATCATCTGTTCCAACTGGATCATCATTGACAAAGTCATTGATCCAGCCATATTTTTCCCGTATCTCTTCCAATGCCAAGCCTTCGGTTGGAGCTCCTAATGCGTCACCCACTGATAATCCTATTAAACAGCCATATACTCGCTTATACCATTGTTCGAAATCCAAATGAGATCCCCCTATACTAAAGTTTCCTAAAAAAATAGTGGAGAACAGAGTCTCCACTATTTTTTTAGTATTATCTTAAATTTTTATTTGCAAGTTCTGTAACCTGTTCTCCGCCTGCCTCATTCCACTCTTTAACGAATTTATCGAAATCAGAGATTGGACGCTTACCAGTAATGATGTCCGTTGTAAATTCCATATACAGGTTTTGCATAGCATCCCAGTTAGCAACATATTCTTCTGGTATTATGAAGCTATTGTCTTCTGCATAAAATTCTTCTGCTGAATTAAGTGACTTTTCTGCAGATTCACTTAATAATGGTGTCGTTTCATCTACTGGAGTAGCTGGTGTATAATCAGCCGGCTCCCAGAATCTAGCAAACCATTCACTGTAATATTTATCAGTAAGCTGCAGCTTTCCATCCGCTACGTTATAATGCTCGCCTTCGAACCCGAATCGGTCGATCATTTGTCCTTCAGGGCTCGCCATATAATCTAGAATCTTAAACACAAGATCCTTATTCTCAGAATTAGCAGAGATTGCAATACCTCTTGATTCTTTTGTAACATCCGTAGCACCAAAGCCTTGATATTCGCCCTTTGCAGGCGGCAGCATGACTAGTGAAGCTTCTTCTCCGCTCACTTGAACCATTTTGCCTTCATAAATATCAATTACTTTTCCAGCTGTACCAGGGATGATCGCAGTTTCTCCATCAAAGAATGCTTTTTCTTTCGTATCCCATTGCTTTGTTAAGTATTGAGGATCCAAAAGACCTTCTTTATATAGCTTATTATAGAATTCAAGCTTTTCTTTTTGCTGCTTTGAAACTCTTGCGTATTCGTAAGAGCCATCTTCTTTTTGCAGCCAAGTCTTATTGATCCCAAAAGCCATATCAAACATATAGTCGATTTCTGCAATGTCGCCGGCAACTGTAATGGCATATTTAGGTTTATCGCCGCCTGGCTGTTTTTCGACTAATTCTTTGAAAAATGAATAGTAATTGTCCACAGTTGGATTTTCCATTAGTGCTTTAGAAGTTTCCATTTGGTTAAACCAGTCTCCTCTAATGACAGGAACTTTAGGAGCAAGCGGTTTAATCCATAGTAAGTAAGGATAATTTGCAAGTCTTTTTTCGTTAAAAGGCTGAATGATATCCTTTAGATATTTTGAATCCTTGATGTAAGGTCTTAAATCCTCTAATAAACCTTGATCAGCCATGGCTTGATCTCCGCCTTGGAAATAAATCATGTCAGGAATATCTCCGCTATTGAGCAGCAAGTTTAACTTCTCAGCATAGTTGCCTTGCGGGAGGTCGACTAATTCAAAATTAACTTTAATATTTTCATCTTCAAGGAGCCCTTTTTCAATCGCATCATAATATTTTTCTGATACAGGGTTTGAGCTGTTATCATCCTTCATTACAACACGGATTGTTGTGGCTCCCCCTTTATCTTTTTTATCTCCCTGACCTGCTTCCTCTTTGTTTGTACAAGCCGCCAGTAAACCCAAAACTAAAATGAGGCTTAATATGGCTAAAAAAGATTTTCTCATTACTTTTCCCCCTAAAAAGTTATTTTTTCATATTCTAATTGAATCGATGAATGATTGCTCCCCCCTTGCCATTCATCATATTAGGAGATTGATAGTATAAAAGCTAACTAGAATCACAATAATGTGGAACCGGTTACATAATTGACTATAAAAGGCTGTTCCTAACAATTCTGAATCAATAGATGTTGTTAGAGCTTGATACCAAATTATTATACACTCTTATGTAACCGGTTACATATTATATTCCCTTTTAGAATAATTGAAAGTGGTTTTAAAGTCAACTACTAAAAATTCAAATTAATTTGGAAAATCCAACAGGTCCCCATCCTTCAGCTTTGAACCCAAGCTGCACCTCCACAACATTTTGCTCCATGTTACAAGCGGGATATATGCCTTCAGATTTTTAGCAGAAATAAATCGGATTGGTTATAAAATTTAATATCTGAAAATCATCTTTCTCCCAATAAAACAGAATCCCCCATAATCCAGGAGATACTCTGAAGATTAAGGGGGACTTCCTGATTTCCATCATATTCTATTCGTGCGTTCTCTTAAACCAACTAAAATCAAGGCCTATAACTTCAACTCATAAACCTTCCGCGGCCGCCCGCGCTGTCCAGGCTGTTCTTCACCGGTCACTTTGGCAAGCCCGAGCCGCTCGAGCTCCGCCATAATCCTCCTCGAGTTTCGTTCGGTGTTTTTCAGCCATCTTGAGACTTCCTGCGCAGTGACAATCTTTTTTTGATAATGCCTTGAAAGGTATTCGATTTTGGATACAATTGCAGGATTGATTTTGGCGCCCTTAAAGCGTTCTTCCCATTCCTCTCCCCAAATGCGCTGCTGGTAGGAAACCGCCTCTTCGCCGCTTTCCGAAAGGTGTTCCTTAATTTGTTTGGTTTCATCGACACTAACCACAGGCGAAGCTTTCTGATCCCTGGCATATTGGAGGGCTAGCCGGACATTCTGCTCTGCATCATATGCCGTCAGCCCGTAGCCGACACCGATTCTCACCTTCAGCTTGCTGTGGATTTTCGCTTCTTCAATGAGCGAGTACATGGAGGCTTCCTGAAAATGCATATCCATTTCGCCCCGGGTTGTATAAATAAAAAATAGACCATCCCCGATCTGCACAAAGGAGCCTTGGACTTTTTCGGCATAATCAAGCATGACCTGCTTAATCTCCAGCTCATGCCGCTTCATTTCATAGGTAAAATGCTGCTCTTCCAGAGAGCTTGCAGAGTGAACGACTTCCATTCCCATAATCGCTATCTGGGAGCGCTTATACCAATTGGACTGGCCTCTTTCCCTTAGGTAGCGCAGTACAAGTTTTATGGCTACAGGAGATGGGACCACCCGGTAGCATGGGATTCCCTGTTCCCTCAGCCGGTCATGAACTTCCTGGACACATGTCAATGCGACCTCCGTTTTTCCTTCCTCAAAAAGCTTCTTATGAAAGCGGATGATTTCCTCGGCTGGTTCGTACTCATTATAGGAAAAAGCCTGAATGTTTAAATCTCCTAAAAAATATGTATTCTTTAGTGTATCCAGCTCGGATTCCTGAATGGTGTCCAGGCTTGCCTGCTGAAATCCGCCTTCTCTGATATGAGCTTCAAGGAGTGTTCCCAGCAGACTGGAGCCATATAGAGGGGGATAATGGGCGTTTTCTTCCCCAATCAGCCCTTTTGAACGCGCGTAATAATAAGGGGCCTGTCCGGAGAAAAACCATAAATCGATTTCCGTCTGATGTTCCCTGATAATCTTTTCCGTTTCTTTTGTTTCCTTATAAATGTATGGAATCATCTCAAGCTCGCTGTATTCACGCGACAAGGCAAGAATGTGTCCAACGGAGTCTCCCGGCCCCACTACCCCAACGCGAATCTTCATTCTTTTCCACCTGCTTCTTCTTTATATACTTGTTTCAATTTTTAAATATTGAGCGATAATCTCTGTTCCCAGTTCCAGATCTTCAATAGAGGCAAACTCCTCAGGATGGTGGCTGAGCCCATTTTTGCAGGGAATGAATAAAAGTCCTGAAGGCCATTTGGCCGCCATATTCATGACATCATGGCCGGCACCGCTTTCAAGCACCAATGCTTTGTATCCTAAAGATTCACCTGAATGCTGTAATTCCCGCATCACTGTCTCATCCAGCTGAACGGATGGATTATGAACAAGCGTTTTTACTTCTATTTTAACACCAAAAGAGTCAGAAAGCTGATGGCATTTTTCACGGATAAGCTCCTCCATTTCTTTTTTCAGCGAATCGTCCACACTGCGGATATCGACTCCAAGCTCAACCGTTCCGGGAATCACATTCATGGCGTTCGGCTTTAATTCAAAGGTGCTTGCTGTTGCCACAATCGGCACCGCATTGGAATCCGATAAAGAAAGAGCTGTCTCTGATATGAATGGAACGAGAGGTGCAGCCGCGACAAAGGCATCCTTTCGTTTGCCCATTGGCGTCGTTCCTGTGTGCCCCATCTGTCCGTTGATGATTACCTTTAAGCGGATTGGGCAGGCAACTGCCGTCACCGCTCCAAAGTTTGCCCCGGCATCTTCCACTCTAGTTCCCTGCTCAATGTGAAGCTCGATAAAACTTTTTAAAGCTGTCTCCGGCCGTTCAGCTTCTTCAATTGCATCCCATGACAGTCCCATGTCCTCGACTGCCTGGCGGATGGTGATGCCATCTTCATCAGTTACACCTTCCACTTCTTTCTTATTAAGAAGGCCGCTCATAGCCTTGCTGCCAATGGTTGATACGCCAAAACGAGATGATTCCTCAGATGCAAAACAAATGACTTCAATTGGTGAAGCAGGTTCGAATCCTTCTTCTTTCAATTTCTTTACGGCAGCCAGACCGCAAAGGACACCGGCCACTCCATCATAGCCTCCTCCGCCTTTTACGGTATCCACATGAGAGCCTACGGCAACAGCAGGTAATGAATCTTCTGCTTCCCAGCGGGCAATCGCATTCCCCGCTTCATCTCTTTCAACCTTCAAACCGATATCCTCAGCAATGGAAACAAATACATCAATGGCGCGCCACTCTTCTTTCGTGTAGCCTAGCCGGCAGAACCCTTCAGCCTGGTTCATGTTGTCTGTTAAATTTAACGCTTTCAGATGCTTATCCAACCATTCTTTCATTTTCAACACTCCTCCCTTATCTAAAATGAGGCAGATTGCTCTGCCTCATCCATTCCTTAATTTAATTTTTTTATAGATTCAAACAGCAGCTGGACGGCATTTATCATCGTGCCTTCGTTTATATCAAACTTCTCGTTATGATGGCCGGCTGCCAGTTCTGTACCGAAAATACAGTATGTCGCCTGTCCTCCATTTTGCTGAACACGCTCCATAAAGAAGGTTGCATCCTCGGAGCCTGCAGGTGAATTGTCTTCAAGAATGCTTTCTTTTATATAGGAAGCTTCTTGTGAACAGGAATGCAAGACGGATGCCAGCTCTTTTGAACCTTGAGCACTAATGGCCTCGCCCACAGTATGAATCTTGTATTCTACTCCATACATTTGGGCTGATCCTGCGATAACAGCTTCTGCCTGGGCTTTGACATATTCGTTAATTTTAGTCGTTTCCCCGCGTGTTTCAATTTTCAGCACAGCTTTATCTGCGATAATATTGCGGCCAGAGCCTGCATGCAATTCACCCACGTTGATGCGGGTTGCCCCTTCTGAATGACGCGGAATAGCGTAAATATTAAGGGCAGCAGAAGCGGCGGCCAGCAGGGCGTTTTTACCCTCTTCCGGATTTCCGCCTGCATGGGAAGAAACTCCTTTAAACGTTACATCAAGCTTTGAAGTCGCCAGGAATCCGTTTTTTGATGCCACAAAATGTCCATCTGGAACTCCTGTGCCGACATGTGAGGCAATTAAGTAATCCACATCATCGACAACTCCGGCTTCGGCCATCGAACGAGCCCCGCGGGTGCCTTCCTCGGCAGGCTGAAAAATCAATTTGATTTTTCCCTTAAGGCTGTCTTTATTTTCAGCAATCAAGTTTGCCAGGCCAAGCCCGATGGTTGTATGGGCATCATGTCCGCAGGCATGCATGGTGTTTGGAACTTTAGACCTGAACCCCTCTTTTTGCGGAATATGGCTGTCTGCCTCTGATTCATGGATCGGCAATGCATCCATATCAACACGGAATGCAATCACCGGGCCTTCCTTTTTGGTATCCATCGTCGCGACAATGCCTGTATAGCCGTCTGTAAAAGCTTCGATATAATCTTTTTTCGCACCATTTTCGAGAGCCCATTGATAATGTGCGGCTGTTTCCTCTTGGTTCGGCTTACCCATAAAATAATCAGCTGCCATTACCTGCCTGCCCATTTCCAGCCGGAAGCCAAGTTCATCCAGGATTGATGCGACAATGGAGGCTGTCCGCATTTCCAGGAATCCTCCCTCTGGATAGCGGTGAAAATCACGCCGCCACTCTTTTAATTGATTTTCGAGGTTACTCACTTTTTAACCACATCCTGTTCTTATAGATAAGGACCGATTCCCGGACCAAACGGGATTCCAAAGAAGACGAACACTAAAAGCATAATGATCCACGTGATCAGGAACGTAACCGAGTACGGAAGCATTAATGAAATGAATGTTCCAATTCCCGCTTTTTTGTCATACTTCTGCATAAACGACAGTGCGATAACCATATATGGCATCATCGGTGTCACGATATTCGTAGATGAATCTGCTACACGGTAAGCCACTTGCGTGAATGCAGGGTGATAGCCAAGCTGCATAAACATTGGCACAAACACAGGTGCTTCAAGCGCCCACTTTGCAGAACCTGAAGTGATCAGGAAGTTCAGGGAAGCTGTAAAAATGATGTAGCCAATAATCAATCCGATTCCGGTGAACTCCACGTCCTTCAGGAATTCTGCTCCATTTACTGCTACCCAGGTTGCAATATTAGACCAGCTGAAGTAAGCGATAAATTGGGCGATTGCGAAGATTAAGACAATATAGGACGCCATATCCTTCATGGATTCAGCCATAAAATTGGCAACATCTTTACTGCTCTTAATATTTCCAACTGTTATTCCGTAAACAGTACCGATAATGATGAAGAAGAAGAGAATAATTGGGATAATGCCATCCAGGAATGGAGATGGAACCAGACCGCCATCTTCATTGGTTAACGGGCTATTTGGTATAAGGATCGCTCCCACAATAAGGGCAATATAGGCGAACCCGGCAATGGCTGCATTCCGCAAAGCCTTGCCGGCATTAGGCGGATCTTCAGCAATAGCTTCCTTTACCTCATCGCCTTTATATTCTCCAAGGCGCGGTTCAATGAACTTCGTCGTGACAAGTCCGCCGACAATGGTTAAAACAAATACGGAAACAATATTAAAATACCAGTTATCGATTGGTGTAACGACCATATTCTCGTCAATAATCTTGGCAGCTTCTGTTGAAATCCCTGCCAAAAGTGCATCTGTTCCAGCAATCAGCAGGTTTGCTGTAAAACCGGCACCGGCTGATGCATACCCTGCTGCCAAACCGGCAATCGGGTTGCGGCCAATTTTGTAGAAAACCATTGCAGCAAGCGGCGGTACAAGCACCATTGCTGCATCTGATGCGATATTCCCCATGATCCCGACAAACACAACGGTGTACGTGATTAATGCCGGCGGTGATTTTAAAATTGTTTTCTTAATGGCATAATCCAGCATGCCAACTTTCTCGGCAAGACCGATTCCGAGCATCATGGACAGAACCAGGCCAAGCGGCGCGAATCCGGTGAAGTTATCGAGCATGGATGTCAGAATAAAATTCAGGCCTTCTCCAGATGCCAGGTTCTTAACTTCCAGTTCCTCTCCCGAGCCAGGGTGGACAACAGTAGCACCAAAGGCGCTAAATATAGCTGAAACAATAATGACAAGTACTGCGAGCCCGGCAAATAATATAAATGGATCCGGGAGCTTGTTACCGACCTTCTCGACCCCATTGAGGAATCTCTGGGCAATCCCTGGTTTCTTGTTTTCTGTTACCACTTTCTTTCCTTGTTTCTCTGTTTTCATATACTCCCCTCGCTTTTCTGTTTTTTATTGGATTTTCTTACTTATGAGTGAAGACGTTGCTTTCCGCTGCGGCGGCCAGGTTCGGACTTGCTGTTTCGGATTTCTGCTTTTCCTGTCCGAAGTGGCGCCTGGTTCGGACTCCTTCTACCGGTTTTCTGCTTATCCTGTCCGAAGTGGCGCCAAGTTCGGACTCCTTCTACCGGTTTTCTGCTTCTCCTATCCGAAGTGGCGCCTGGTTCGGACTCCTTCTACCGGTTTTCTGCTTATCCTGTCCGAAGTGGCGCCAAGTTCAGACTCCTTCTACCGGTTTTCTGCTTCTCCTGTCCGAAGTGGCGCCTGGTTCGGACTCCTTCTACCGGTTTTCTGCTTCCCCTGTCCGAAGTGGCGCTAAGTTCGGACTCCTTCTCACGGTTTTCTGCTTCTCCTGTCCGAAGTGGCGCCAAGTTCGGACTCCTTCACTCGGATATTTGCTTCTCCTGTCCGAAGGTGCACTAACTTCGGACTCTTTCACCAGGATTTCTGCTTCTTCTGTCCGAAGATGCATCAACTTCGGACTCTTTCACCAGGATTTCTGCTTCTCCTGTCCGAAGATGCACCAACTTCGGACTCCTTCACTCGGATATTTGTTTATCCTGTCCGAAGGTGCACTAACTTCGGACTCTTTCCTCTGGTTTTCTGCTTATCCTGTCCGAAGGTGCACCAACTTGGGACTCTTTCACCCGGTTTTCTGCTTATCCTGTCCGAAGATGCACCAACTTCGGACTCTTTCACCCGGATTTCTGCTTCTCCTGTCCGAAGATGCACCAACTTCGGACTCCTTCACCCGGTTTTCTGCTTCTCCTGTCCGAAGGTGCACCAACTTTGGACTCCTTCCCCCGGATTTCTGCTCCTCCTGTCCGAAGGGAAGCACTTATTTTAAAGCAGAAGGCATAACCTCTTTAGGTATTGGGCATTTGTAAGGATTAGCTTGTTTAAATTCATTAAATTCCTGTTTGACAGCTTCCAATTCTTCCTTGTCGGTCAGCAGTTTAACAGCCGTTAAAGCCATGGCTTCAGCTGCTCGGAGCATTCCTTTGTGGGCATAGCTGCTGATGCCTTGCGTGGTCATCTGCCATGTATGCAGCGGTGTCCCCAGTGCTGATGTTGAAGCTGTCAGCTGCGCGGTTGGAACGATCCAGCTTACATCTGAGACATCAGTAGAACCGGCTAGAACTTCTTTGGAAGGTTCATAGGCTGAGATTGTTTCTGCAAGGTATTTTCCTTCAAACTCACTTCCGTCCCCTACATA includes:
- a CDS encoding ADP-ribosylglycohydrolase family protein, whose translation is MSYDKIYGSLLGMAMGDSAGFAAMYHRSLVLPPKRRNRLWSFSQITDRHRINKISLPFTHALSEEILDFCGTDDTEFAIIAAQMILDCGNEITEEKLLHGWMQYIVEAEQEIWSGVSERASIENIKKGILPPASGNDNPHHYDDGSVSRAVPIGLIYKNQPEKAASTAQKMASITNAEDGVYAAQAMAASIAAALSGASPQEIVEEGLKYVPENTWIRRKMEIALNVLEETNGDGFAAIPLWQKRVVNAVYNYANIAPETLAVAYAIFLSTEGDLQKGIQLASLLPKQSDSMPAMVGALSGASQGASAVPETWKEALDKIKGICIPSLQGTSLKDVAAKLASYENA
- a CDS encoding ADP-ribosylglycohydrolase family protein, with translation MDFEQWYKRVYGCLIGLSVGDALGAPTEGLALEEIREKYGWINDFVNDDPVGTDDTEYTMLTAKIILKYGNKLNYEDMTREWTNYLVSQEGGFKGGGFSEVEAIFNLRKGLAAPATGVDNHQMWSDGVAMRISPIGIYCAGDPEEAARLAEIEARVSHDRDGVYCGQAVAASVAYAMTGNDWQEVIETGMNCIPKDSWAYRKISEAVEIGTKYTDVQEAIEELYNKISIFYYPWADMGPEAIPLAYGVFAAAKGEYIPAVLGGVNIGRDSDTIAAMNGAMAGALHGADIVPKDWQDRINIIRGRCVLAMKGIDVRDIARDLTNVVIGGKE
- a CDS encoding extracellular solute-binding protein is translated as MRKSFLAILSLILVLGLLAACTNKEEAGQGDKKDKGGATTIRVVMKDDNSSNPVSEKYYDAIEKGLLEDENIKVNFELVDLPQGNYAEKLNLLLNSGDIPDMIYFQGGDQAMADQGLLEDLRPYIKDSKYLKDIIQPFNEKRLANYPYLLWIKPLAPKVPVIRGDWFNQMETSKALMENPTVDNYYSFFKELVEKQPGGDKPKYAITVAGDIAEIDYMFDMAFGINKTWLQKEDGSYEYARVSKQQKEKLEFYNKLYKEGLLDPQYLTKQWDTKEKAFFDGETAIIPGTAGKVIDIYEGKMVQVSGEEASLVMLPPAKGEYQGFGATDVTKESRGIAISANSENKDLVFKILDYMASPEGQMIDRFGFEGEHYNVADGKLQLTDKYYSEWFARFWEPADYTPATPVDETTPLLSESAEKSLNSAEEFYAEDNSFIIPEEYVANWDAMQNLYMEFTTDIITGKRPISDFDKFVKEWNEAGGEQVTELANKNLR
- a CDS encoding M20 family metallo-hydrolase; translated protein: MKEWLDKHLKALNLTDNMNQAEGFCRLGYTKEEWRAIDVFVSIAEDIGLKVERDEAGNAIARWEAEDSLPAVAVGSHVDTVKGGGGYDGVAGVLCGLAAVKKLKEEGFEPASPIEVICFASEESSRFGVSTIGSKAMSGLLNKKEVEGVTDEDGITIRQAVEDMGLSWDAIEEAERPETALKSFIELHIEQGTRVEDAGANFGAVTAVACPIRLKVIINGQMGHTGTTPMGKRKDAFVAAAPLVPFISETALSLSDSNAVPIVATASTFELKPNAMNVIPGTVELGVDIRSVDDSLKKEMEELIREKCHQLSDSFGVKIEVKTLVHNPSVQLDETVMRELQHSGESLGYKALVLESGAGHDVMNMAAKWPSGLLFIPCKNGLSHHPEEFASIEDLELGTEIIAQYLKIETSI
- a CDS encoding M20 family metallo-hydrolase yields the protein MSNLENQLKEWRRDFHRYPEGGFLEMRTASIVASILDELGFRLEMGRQVMAADYFMGKPNQEETAAHYQWALENGAKKDYIEAFTDGYTGIVATMDTKKEGPVIAFRVDMDALPIHESEADSHIPQKEGFRSKVPNTMHACGHDAHTTIGLGLANLIAENKDSLKGKIKLIFQPAEEGTRGARSMAEAGVVDDVDYLIASHVGTGVPDGHFVASKNGFLATSKLDVTFKGVSSHAGGNPEEGKNALLAAASAALNIYAIPRHSEGATRINVGELHAGSGRNIIADKAVLKIETRGETTKINEYVKAQAEAVIAGSAQMYGVEYKIHTVGEAISAQGSKELASVLHSCSQEASYIKESILEDNSPAGSEDATFFMERVQQNGGQATYCIFGTELAAGHHNEKFDINEGTMINAVQLLFESIKKLN
- a CDS encoding AbgT family transporter: MKTEKQGKKVVTENKKPGIAQRFLNGVEKVGNKLPDPFILFAGLAVLVIIVSAIFSAFGATVVHPGSGEELEVKNLASGEGLNFILTSMLDNFTGFAPLGLVLSMMLGIGLAEKVGMLDYAIKKTILKSPPALITYTVVFVGIMGNIASDAAMVLVPPLAAMVFYKIGRNPIAGLAAGYASAGAGFTANLLIAGTDALLAGISTEAAKIIDENMVVTPIDNWYFNIVSVFVLTIVGGLVTTKFIEPRLGEYKGDEVKEAIAEDPPNAGKALRNAAIAGFAYIALIVGAILIPNSPLTNEDGGLVPSPFLDGIIPIILFFFIIIGTVYGITVGNIKSSKDVANFMAESMKDMASYIVLIFAIAQFIAYFSWSNIATWVAVNGAEFLKDVEFTGIGLIIGYIIFTASLNFLITSGSAKWALEAPVFVPMFMQLGYHPAFTQVAYRVADSSTNIVTPMMPYMVIALSFMQKYDKKAGIGTFISLMLPYSVTFLITWIIMLLVFVFFGIPFGPGIGPYL